atttcacaggtgaggaaacaggctgaGGGAACATAAGAGCTTGTGCAGGGCACACAGCTGGGATTTGCACACAGGTGATCCCAGAGCTTGCCTGTATGACCACACACCACACTTCATCCCCTGGAGAAGCATCCCACAGGAACATTCGTGGCCTCGGTGGGCCAGCCAGGCTGCTCCCTTGGCCAGCCAGGGTAGCCTCTGAAACTGCAGGCTACCCCAGCCTGTTCTGCAACCATGGAGCTCTGGCAGCAGGAACGATGGGGCTACTGTGCCACTGTGGTTGAAGCCAGCAGCACCAGCTGGGGAAGCTGCCCAGTTACAGTCTCAGTCCTTAATGTTCATTGTTGAGCAACAGCCACTGCTCAGGGCAGAGAAGTGAGGTTGCCCTGGGGTCTATGGCAGCAGGTAAAGGTATGGTCTGAGGCCCGAGGGGTGTGTAGGCCGAGGGAACCCTGTGAAGTCACCTACTGGCCTGTCAGCCTCTCTGTAACTCAGACGGGACCAGAAGTCCATCAGGGAACCTCCTGTCCCGCTTCAGAGGGGCTTTGGGCACGGAGGGAGAAGTTGGGCAACTTCCCAACCTGCAGTGCATCCGTTATTTGTCTTGACACCTGCACTGCAGCTGTCTGCAGCACCACCCCCTCCCTTTGATCACTGGAGCCTTCGCTGAGCTCTGCTTTCTGGTGTGAAATACAGGGCTTGTGAAATTTCAACTTACTTGTGAAATCCAAAccacttccatttatttttttactactaaCGTCCCAGAACTACCATCTCACCCCGCCCATAAGGGCAGGTTCATTGGAAGCCAAACAAGGGCAGTTCTGGAGTCCAGATCCCCCTGGAATCTGATGAGCTCTTCTTTGGCCTCTGGGTTGGGTCCTCGATCCTGGTCAGGTTGCTCAGTTGCCCTCCCTGCAGGACGCTGTGTGTGGTGGGCGGCCTGTGGAGGCCATGGCTAACAGCACCGATTTGGGGTCCTAGCCGTGTCCTCAGGCTGATCACTAAACCTCTGGTCCTCGTGTCGAGTTTTTGGGTTAAATGGCACAGTGACTGGCACCCAGGATGAGGTGATACTTGTTGACTCGCAGAACATGTGACTGCAGACAAGtgcagagaagaggaaggggaaccATGGGGTGGGCCCCGTGAGTGGTGTCGACCTGCAGTGGGGGCGCTCTGGGGCCTCTGCACACCCGCGTTGTACTGTCTCCCACACCCGGCCATTTCCCAGTGTGCTGTCTGTATGTAATCTCTGTCCTCAATCAAGTCTGGGTGGTTTCCCATCTCAGCCACCTTTTTCATCTTGTCTTGAACAACTTTACAAGTTCCCTATGCTCTTGCCTGCTCCCTTTACGTAAAGGACAACCTTTACGTTTTCTCCTGTTGGGCTCACCCCGTCCCTCTGCCTTGAAAGCCCCAATATTCCCATTGTGATTCTCCCTGCCCTCAAAATCCAGCCCAGTAGAAATAGGCAGTGTGCAGGAGCTCTGCGGGCACAGCTGGCTCCTGTGTGTCCTTGTAGCCTGAGCGCTGAGCAAGCTTAGCTGATGCTGCATGTGTTTGAACCAGTGGAGGAACTGGTGACCAGTCCTGCTCTCCCTCACCAGTTGGTCCTCGGTATCTTTGGCTAAGTACCTCCCTAGTGGGCTCTTGGCTGCTTGAAGGTGGagagtctttttctcttttgttctgttgTTTGGAAGAGTGGTGAATAGTCTTGGGAGAAGGGAGGTAGCGCCAGGCTCCCGGAGTCTCCTACTGGTTGAACAGAGATTGGAACTGCCTATCCCAGAAGCATGGAAGGCCTGGCCTGGCAGCGATGAATCTGTGGTGGGTCTGGGATGAGCCCCTGGCTCTGCTCTGTGCCCCCTAGTGTTGCTTTTGAAGTCTCTGTGCCCTGCAGCCCCATTGCCTTAGTCCCTGTCCTCCTGTCTGAAGATCAGGGGGTCCCATCTGCCTCTGGGGACTCCCTCAGATTCACCCCCCAGCCGTCTATCCAGTGAGCACCTGAAGCCACCCAAAGCAGAGGCTTTTTATCAGGGTACTTTGGAAGAAGTTGCCTGTGGCTGCTGCTCTGTGCTTCACAACCTCAGAGACCTTACATTCAGCAGTCACTTCCAGGGTCCCGTCTCTGGAGAATGTAACCTGCTAACCAGGTACCTGCTTTGCCCACAGGCCAAATACCTGGCCCAGATCATTGTgatgggggtgcaggtggtggGCAGGGCCTTTGCCCGGGCCCTGCGGCAGGAGTTTGCAGGTAAGCCTGAGCCCCTGGGAGTTCCTGCCCAGGTCACATTTTCCTCCTATCTGTGGCCCCTCATTGTGGCCCTATGGTGAATGCAGGAAACCCCTCTGCAGGCTGGGGTTCTGGCTACCTGGCATTTCCCAGTGGAGGGGGACATTGTGGGATTTTAGGACATTCTCATAAAAGGGAAACCTGGTTGACCTGAACATTGAGGTAGGAGTTGGCAAGCTTGTTCACCTGGctacctatttttgtaaataaagtttttattggaacacagccataccctCTGGCTGCTTACAGGGCAGTCAAGTAATTGCAACACAGACTTTAATTGGCTTGCAAAGCCTAGAATATTTACTCTTTgaccctttaagaaaaagtttaatgGCTCCTGAATCTAGGGTCACTGAAAGGGAAGAGGTCACCTGAGCCACCTGCTTTGGTGGCCTAGGTAACTGGTGGGCAGCCAGGTCTCAACTGAGCTATTACTGCCTCTTCCCACCTGCAGCTTCACTCTGCTTCCCATTATGGCCTAAAGCTCCCCAACATGCTGTCACTTGGGATGAGGGGTAAGGGAGAGACGTGGGACAGGGACCTCTCGTGCTCTAGGTTGGAACCATACCCCTTGCCCGCTGTCCCAGTGGGGTAAATCTGTCCTCACTTCATATACTCCCCCAAATACAACCGCTCCTGGAGAAGGGATGCACCCTGTCCCTGCATGTGTCTATTCCCCTGCCACCTGGCAGGCTGAGCTGCCCACTTGGAATGCCCAGGGGAACCCCTGGGCTGCTAAAGGTTGAGCACTCACCCGTGTGTCCACACAGCCAGCCGGGCAGCAGCTGATGCTCGAGGACGTGCTGGACACCAGTCTGCAGCTGCCTCCAACCTGTCTGGCCTCAGCCTCCAAGAGGCCCAGCAGATTCTCAATGTCTCCAAGCTGAGCCCGGAGGAGATCCAAAAGGTGAGACTGGTTCCGAGACAGGCCTTGCCTCGACAGACCAGATCAGGGGCTGCAGGGTCAGGCCACCAGAATCAGGAAGAGTGAAGGTGGCCCAGGGAAAGGGGCAGATATGGAGGCTGTGGCTGCAGCCAGTGTGGACGCCCTCATTGTGGGAGCTGCTGTCACTCCTTTGTTTTTAGGCCCAAGGCAGGCAGTGGCTGAGGCAGAGTCCCTTCCCTCCGTGGGCACCTGTCCACCTTTCTGTCCCCTAGCAGTGACAGGTGGCTTCTGGGGTTGCATAGCAGGGCACGTGGGGCAGCAGGGTTGAACCCTTTGgctttccttctttgtcatttCCTAGCTTCCCCTGCCTCTGTAACCCAGAGACCGCACACCCTCTCACCGTGTCGTTCCCCCCCCGCAGAACTACGAACACCTGTTCAAGGTGAATGATAAATCCGTGGGTGGCTCCTTCTACCTGCAGTCCAAGGTAAGTGCTCTTGAGGTTGGGAGGAGGTTAAGCCAAGGGCCTGTTCTTACTGGGGGTCCCTTATTTCCAGGCGGTTCAGAGCCTGACAGGCAGGAAGGCCCCAGGTCCTTCCCTGATGCCCCAGCCTCAGGCAGGCCCCCCTCgactgccactccctctgctatCTCAGCCCCACAGGACCTGGCCGGTTGGGCTGAATTGGCCTGGGCCCTTTGTCACCCTGGGGAGTGGCCCTCCTAGCAGCCATGGCTGTGGAACAGGACCACTAGCCGGCAGACGGCAGGGTGTGCCTGGGCCTGGTTGCCCCGGGGGGATGCTGCGCACCGGCAGAGGCAGTGCTTGTGTTTCCCAAGCTGTTAGCTCAGATATGCCCACTGCTCTGCGGGGACCGGAAAGGACAGAGGCCCATCCCGCTCGCTCACTGCCCTACCCGGTTCTAACTCCCTCCCCAGGTGGTCCGAGCTTGGGAGCGCCTGCAGGAGGAGCTCAGGATCCAGGcccaggaggacagagagaaggagcagatgCCCAAAACATGACCACTCAGCTCCTCCTACTGcaccccatccacctcctctAATTTATAGTTTGGTAATAAAtgtcttttctgcatttttcaatGCACATATCCAGATTCCAGAAGGCAGCCTGCTCTTCCggccagtggggaggggaggcagcagcGCTATATCCCTGTTAACATGCCTTTGACAccctgcagggctggggtgggtgaGGTTGGCCAGAAGCCAGCCAGTCCAGCCCTGCCCGCTGAGCTGTCACGTACCAGACGTGGCCACTCCTGTTGTCAGGGCGCCAGCTCCAGGCCCCTCCAGCATCACCATCCTCAGacttgcccttgcccttgcccttccCTCTGGGTACAGAGCCTTGGGCCCCTGGCTCTGTCACAGGCCACCTCTCCTTGAGCTGGGTTTCAGTCCAGCATCTCTGGAATCTGGTTGGAATGTTCCAGTGACGCCGGGAAAGAGAAGCCTTTGCCAGACTCTGGTTGGACTGAGGCCAGGGAGTTGTGTCTCCCCCAGAAGTGAGATGCTCACCAAAGTCACAGCAGGTGGTGGCAGGATGAGGACCCGGACCCATGATGCTTCATCCAGAATCTTCCATCTCAGTGCCCTCAGGACCTgctccctcccagctcccaggagCAGGTCTGGCCGTTGTGGCATCCACAGGGTTGGAAGGAAGCCCCAGAACAGGGCCCGTGCTGACCCAAACCAGGCACGGGGCAGTCAGTGTTCTCAAGAAGGGCGGCTCCGCTCATGGCACAGCCAAGACAGAAACCATCTTTGCAACTcacttttattgtttctttataaACTTCCTCTCACATGGAGGAATATATTGTTATAGTCATTagcttatctcttttttttttttaaactctatgcTAACAGCAATGGAGCCAAGAGGAGGAAAAACATAAGCTACGATAGAAAGGCACTTAGAACCTGTTAAAATACTGATATCCTGGAATGTGCAACAACAAACCCACAACAACAACACGTACACCAGCCCTCTCGAGCCTGGTCTGTCACCAAGTCACATGCTGAGCTAATGTCACCTTTCAGTGCCCTGTTCCTCTGCTCCCTGGGCTTGAGTCTCAAAGCCCTCACCCCCAAGTGGGGACTTAAGGCCTGGGTCCTGGGGGGCCCAAAGAAAGGAGACCAGCTCCCTCCTGCTTCACTCACAGCCCCTTCAAGGGGCAGAGCCAGCACTGCCAGGCCCTGTCAGGGCAGGCCGGGTCAGGGTGACCCCTCTAGGACAGAAGGGCGGTCCAGGAAAGGGTGGAGTCTGCAGAGCTGCTCAGAGGAGCAGCTGGGAGACCCTGGAGCTGCTgggctgctgccaccaccactgcTGGCCTGCAGCTCCCTGTTCTACAGCAGGGGAAATGGAGTGCTTGGTCATGTGGCTGTGGAGCCAAAAGTCCTGACCGCCAGGCCACCtccagagggaacagcaagggTGGGGGTGTGCCTATGCTGAGGCCCCCCGGGCCTGGCACGATGGGGCAGTGGAACACCAGCATCCTTAGCTTATTCTGGCCCATGccctgttgggggggggggggggacacctcTAGGACAGAGGCTCAGTtgggaaaagacaaaggaaacagcCATGTCGTAAACCCTGggttccttcctcttcccccttcccaaCAGAGGGGCCCTCCCATGGCTCCACCACCCCCAAGCCCAGGGTTTTCAGTTCGTGGCCTCTGGAAAGCTCGCAAGCCCAGCACTGACCTGGAGCCCTACCTTCCCCCATGTGACGCTGTGACTTGGCACCCCCAGAGTGGGAGCTGTGCCCCAGCCTGGGATTGTCCCCAGCCAGCCTCCCACCTACTGAAACCCTGCAAGCCTCCAGAGTCCCTTGTGCTGAGTAGCACtgccccaggccaggccctgccccagcaTTCCCTGAGCCGAATGAGGGCCCAGGGTCCTGGCGTCTGGCCTCCTCACTCAGGGCTCCctgaaagcagagggaggaggcccagcagagaaggggcaggggagtgGTCAGCAATCCCCTCGCTTTGGAGAGCACCCAGCCCAGAGAAGGGGCCGACCCTCAGGTAGTGCTGGCTGGTTTTGGATGGGCTAGTGGTGAGGGGCAGCTGGCAGAGCGGGCCTCCCTCTCTGAGGTTGGAGGCACCTTGTCATAGGGATATGGTGGCTTCTTCCTGTGGCTTTGCCTGcgtctgtctttctctccctctggagagtgggccagagggaaaggggtCCAAGAAGCCCCCAGAGCAGGGGCCCAGAGAGGCTAGGCAGGACGGGGACAGGTCTAGCAGGTGggcaaggcagggagggagggtcaCCGACCCAGGCTGGCGACTGAATGAGGGAGGCACCAGGGTGGGCAGGCTGGGGGACcgagggggggggcagggcagggggagggccagaggtgAGCAAGGCCTCAGCACCCAGGAGCACAGCCCTCCCTGGCTGGCAGGGCCAGTTCCCCCTCCGGAGCCTGGGACACCACCAATGACCTTCTAGCACCATCCTTGCTGCCCAGCTTTGTCTGGGGCTGGGTCtaccggggggcgggggggacacagccacccaggccctgggggcaggaggacaTTATTGCTATTTCGCAGAAGACTTTCCGTTCGTCAGGGGCAGGGCCGCAGGTAGCTGTCCGCCGGGCGGTCAGTTCACCACTGCCGGCTTGAGCAGCACGGAGCCTGGCGGGATGACCACCCAGCCAGGAGTGAGTGCCTCTGGGCTGCTGGCCGCGGAGTTGACGCCCGTGGACAGGTCCAGCACGGTGCCGGGCAGCAGGGACAGTCCGTCGGGGCTTGGCCGGGAGCGGCTGCTCTCCGTCCTCTCAAGGGGGGTCTTGCGGCCCTCCATGCCCAGAGACCTGGCGGGCACTGCCCCACGCCCCTTCTCCCCCTCGGCCTTGCCGCCAGCGGAGCCAGCGAGGAGGGAGACCACAGGCAGGCCCAGTCCACCAGCCCCAAAGGGTGAGGGCAGCAGCGGGTTCTTGGCCAGATTGAGGGGCAAGACGGGGCCCGGCAGCCCGGGGCCcatgccccctgcacccccaccacccccaccgtTGCCACAGGCCAGGGCACTGAGGTCaagggggccaggggccagggggaggggcaggccggGCAGGCCCGGGCCTCCAAAAAGGGCAGCGGGGTTGGGGATGATGATCTGGGCTCCGCTGACATAGGGGCTGCCATCAGGGGTGGGCAGCGGTGGTTTGGGGGGCGGGCGCAGTTGCAGGAGCTCTTGCTGCTCGTGAGACACGAAGTGGCCGTGGGCCTTGATGTGCTTGCGCAGTGAGCTGGGGTCCGTGTAGCGCTTGTGGCAGCCGGGCATCTTGCAGTAGTAGGGCTTGTCCACGTAGTGGGTGCGCGTATGCTTGAAGCGGTCGCTGGAGTTGGAGTAGCGCTTGTTGCAGCCCTCGTAGGGGCAGACGTAGGGCTTCTCACCTGTGGGGCGGGGCGGCGTGAGGGGCCTCTCCCCAGCCCAGTGTCCTAACCCCCACCCACACgctgggcagccccaggccccccacccgACACCGAGACCTCCCCGAGAGCGCGGACTGTCTGATGTGGGAGACGGTGTCCCCAGCACCCGGCACGAGATCTGATCCCGGGTGGGGACGGCGGGGCGCAGCCACAGAAGCCAGCCCTGTGTGCCCCCGGCCTCCGTCCTGTGCTTTAATTTGTGGATGACGTGACCGCTTCAACCCACAAATCTGTGTGTGTACTCCCGGGAAGACCCACTGGGAGGCGGCCCAGGTCACCCCCGCGAGACGGCGCCCTGTGCTGTATTTGGTCCTGGCTCAGCAGAACACCTTTGGGTCCACGAAATGGCCACTCGCGGCCCTGAGCCTTTGAAGTGCGGCTGGCCCAAACAGAGATGGGCTGTGAGCGAGGGGAAAAATACACACCAGGTTGTGACTCCACAACTTTGTACAAAATAATTCCAGCGTCTcattgatagttttttttaatatatcggattcaagaaaatatttcattacaaTTCATTTCACCTAtccctttatcctttttttttaatgtggcaattagaattattttaattaaaaaaaatttttttggcaattagtaaatttaaaattaggtGTGTGGCTCTGTTCACCAGTGCCGGCCCCACAGTGTGCTGGAGCCCAGTGAGGAGCAAGCACACACTGCCTCCCAGGTGGCAGCACTTGGACGATCACATCCTGAGTGCTGAGTGCTCCAGGGGTGGATGTCGAGGGTCGCACCCACAGGAGAGGCTTCAGCCAGGAGTGGCACTTGGAACAGGACTGCTAAGCAATGagactgcccccctcccctccgccgCCTCCTTGGATGCGCAGGATGCCCAGccgcccagcccccgccctccagCCCAGCTCCTCACCTGTGTGCGACCGGTTGTGGATCTTCAGATTTTCCAAGCGTGAGAAGCTCTTGCTGCAGGTAGGGCAGCGGTGCGGCTTCTCATTGGTGTGTGTGCGGATATGGATGAGCATCTTGTACCTGCTCCAGGGAGGGCACAGGGGAGCTCGGCTCAGCTCGCCTGACACCCGAgccccttccccccgcccccctctcacCCTCCCTCACCTGGCGTTGAAGCCTCGGCCATGGCGGGCACAGCCCTCCCAGTGACAGCAGTACCCTGCGTCCTTCTCAGGCTTGACGTGGTAATCGTTGACGTGATCCACCAGGTCTTGCAGGAGCTCAAAGAACTGGTTACACTGTGGGGCCGGGGAGAGTTCTGGGTCTACATGGGGccgccctggccctggccccagccccagcctccgcCCCCCCACTCACCTTGGCCCAGCGACACACCAGCTGTTTGGGCAGGGGTAGCTCTGGCGAGAGGCACTTGTCCTTGGGGgtggtgaggaaggaggaagcaggCAGGTGCAGGGCCCCCCCGGagcccagaggcaggaagaaCTGGAAGGAACTTGGGACGCCATCCAGATAGCGCAGTGGCTGGAAGTCCTGGGGAAGACGGGAAGGGCAGAGCTGTCAGTGCTCCCACCCGGGCCAGTGCACCCAGACCCCCTGTGTCTCCTTCTGTGGCAGGTTGAGTCGGCCCCCAGGGTCATATGTCCCTGTACCTGTGGGTGTGACCTTagttggaaatagggtctttgcagatgcagTCAAGTTAAGAAGTCatactcggggcacctgggtggctccgtcggttaagagtctgactcttgatttcagctcagggcatgatggcAGGGTTGGGAGATCAAACCCGGCTTCGGCTCCACCCTGGGCCtagatcctgcttaagattctctctctccctctccctctgccccccacccctggtcaTACTGGATTGGGGGGCACTAAATCCAGTGATGGATGTCTTCATAAGAGAAAGGGAGATTTGAACtcagagacacacaagagagggaagaaggcaggTGACACCAGAGGCAGAGGTTGAAGTGACACAGCTACAAGTCAGGGAACACTGAGAGCCAACAGAAGCTGGAAAGAAGTGAGGGAATAATCTTGCCCAGAGCCTTGGGACAGAGCACAACCTTGCTTCAGGCTTCAGCTCCCAGGACTGATGGAATAATACCTTTCTGTTGTcctaagccacctagtttgtggtccTTTCCAGAAAACAAATCCACCTCTTCCAGAACCCGCATGCCCTCCTTACCGGGGCACTGGGCACTGCAGGCAGGTCCCCATTGCCCTGGCGCTCGGGGGACAGCGAGCTGCTGCCATTGGGAGAATCCAGCCCAGATGGCGGTGACAAGCTGAGGTCCACCAGAGGCGCTGCCGAAAAGCGTCCCTCGACCTTCTCAGGGAACTTGGGGTTCAGCAGGAAGCCTAAGGGAGAAGCACTATTCAGGGACGCTGGAGCTGAGTCCTCTGAACCACCCTCCCATGACCCTGGGAGCAGACCCCAGCCACACCCCAaaccaccccaggaccccaagcaTCTGAGCAGCCACCTGCACAGTTGACCAATGTGACTTTTGCCGCCATGAGAGGTCAGCCATTGGTTAAGACCAGAAGTGGAAAGTACCCAGTGAGCAGGAATTGGAAGCCAGGCTCCTGGCTCGCTGTCACACTGGCAGGTAGGGACCTTTCTGACTCCTCCTGGGCCCCTTCCTGCCTCACTGCTCCCTGTGTAACATGAGGGGTTTGGGCCAGGCTGCTTCCAGAGCCCTCTAGCTCAGACATGGAGGTCTGGTTTTCAGGATCCAAGGAAGCAGAGCAGATGTCCTGAGCCCCAAGCACCCCCTGAGAAGCACTTGCTGGGCTTGGTCCCCAGTCTCCCCAGACCTGACTGACTGGCTATGCTGCCTTGAAGCCCAGGAGGTGGGTCACAGGGCCTTTGTCACTGCTTGTGAGCTGCCTGCTCCCCCTTACTAGCTCCTCCATGTCCTCTCAGAGGcctggtttgaatcctggctctgctgtgcCAGCTTCATGAACTGGGCAGCTGCCTCCCCCCAGGGACAATGTCCCCTCCAGAGATGGAGAATAAAGGGACAGAGCTCTAAGCTGAAAGCCGTGAGGGGCCTGGTTACATCCTGGGGGATACACCCCAGACGTTCTTCCCATTGCTATGGCTCCATCAGGGCCtgggagccccagccccaccagggGTGCTGTACCTGAGGGCGGAGAGCCTGGGGAGCCCGGCGTGGGGCTGTCATCCACCAGGCCGAGCTCCCTGTGCAGAGCTCGATGCCGGACCACACTCAGCGTCCTCTCCCGCTTTTCTCTCGCCGCCCGGAGCTTGGTGATGCTCAGCTTCAGGTCGAGCGGCTCGTCCAAGGAGTGCATGGTGATGGGGGGCTGCGTTGGAGGTGGCTGCGGGCAGTGGGGAGTTCCCAAGCTGGTATTCAGGCAGGAACCTGGGGGAGGACAGGAGCTGTGCTGTGACACCGTGACCTCAGGCTTCTCCTGCTGCAGCCCCTGAAGCCGCCAGGGGAGGGAGGTGTGGATGTGCAGCAGCCTGAAGGCTGTCTCCCTGGGAAGGGGGACCTTCCAAGTGGCTCTGGCCCCAGGTCGCATGAGTGCCAGCCACCTGCTGAGAGCTTCCATCTCCACTACCCTCAAGTCAGTTCTGGAGGCAAAGCTCAGAGGGTCCATTTTGCCATGAAAACTGATTTTTAGAGACACTGCCTCAGGTCACAGAGCTAAGAAGTGGTGGAGCTACCAATTGAAGGCCAGACCTCCCTGGAGCTGGTCAGTGAAGTCCCAAAGGTCATTTCTGACCGAGTGGAAAGTGGTGCCCAGAATCACATGCCCGGCTTGAGCCTGAGGGCCCAGAACCAGGCCAAGAGCGGGTGTCCTCCAAGGAAGCCACTAGTGGTTCTCAGCTACTGATCACAAGTGCTGCTGGTGTCGGGGCTCCCGGGCAGCTGTGGTCACCTCCAAGGGAAGGCAGCTGAGAGCCTGTCTCAGGCAAGGTGTGCAGAGCCTGGCCCAAGAGATGGGGGTGCAGACAGGTGCCCTTGCTCCCAGGGGAGGTGCTGAAGAGAGGTGCTGAAGAGAGGTGCTGATAAGTCCATGGAGCCAGAGGGTTCTGAGCCGCCACCAGGGGGCAGCTGGGGACTGTGGTGCAGCCAGGCCAGCCAGGGACAGGGTTGGAGGGAAGTGAACCAGCTCTGCTGGGtggttaataaaatatataccatacatcattttttttagtGGTGATGATACTCTTTTATTAGAAGTTCTCACACTGGTATTTTCACCATCCCTTAGAACTTCTCAATGGCGTGATTTTCTTCACATACAAATGACCCGAGAGCAAGCAAGGTCAACGCTGTATTCCAAACTCAAAAGTTTTTCCAGGGGCAATCCTTCCACATGTGGTCAAAGTGTATCCTTGTGTTTGCTAATTGGGATGATTATAATCACCCAAAAATCTATCCGCTAAACAAGCCAAAACTATGAGACACTCCACGTCATTCACCATTCTTTCCACATTTTCATAACTTAATACAGAACATCCTTGTAACCGCCACATGGTACATGACCACACATTTCagctgtgtgcacacacacacacctctctctccccccgtggGAACCAGAGATGCCCACCCGTGTGCAGAGCTGCTTCACGGAGCTGGAAGGAGCAGGACAGCCTTTATGGCCCCACTCATCTTTTTTCCCGGCCACGTACCTCAGCAACTTTAAACAGTTTTCTCTGGTGCCAGGTCCTGGCTCATCTATCTCCCTTGAAAAGCTCTACTTCTGCCAAGACCCTCCAAGCACATGGGGACACAACAAGGCAGTCCCCTACCTAAATTAGGACCCTCTGCTTCTAGGACATTCCAAGACCCTACCAGCTACATGGCAACTCTCGGAGCCCAAGGAGGGGCAGCTACACTTGGTTGTGGGACCCCATCTGTGACCCGACTTGCCCCAGTTAAACTGCATTAGGTAGGAGCAGTCAGATCCGTTTGGATTTGCCCCCCAGGCCACACATGGGCCAGAGATGCCCATCAGGCTGCCACCTGGTCCTTTAGGAGCTCCAGACCCaaggtgggcaggtgggtgggtgacAGTGATGGATGGACCT
The genomic region above belongs to Vulpes lagopus strain Blue_001 chromosome 3, ASM1834538v1, whole genome shotgun sequence and contains:
- the GLIS2 gene encoding zinc finger protein GLIS2 isoform X1 encodes the protein MHSLDEPLDLKLSITKLRAAREKRERTLSVVRHRALHRELGLVDDSPTPGSPGSPPSGFLLNPKFPEKVEGRFSAAPLVDLSLSPPSGLDSPNGSSSLSPERQGNGDLPAVPSAPDFQPLRYLDGVPSSFQFFLPLGSGGALHLPASSFLTTPKDKCLSPELPLPKQLVCRWAKCNQFFELLQDLVDHVNDYHVKPEKDAGYCCHWEGCARHGRGFNARYKMLIHIRTHTNEKPHRCPTCSKSFSRLENLKIHNRSHTGEKPYVCPYEGCNKRYSNSSDRFKHTRTHYVDKPYYCKMPGCHKRYTDPSSLRKHIKAHGHFVSHEQQELLQLRPPPKPPLPTPDGSPYVSGAQIIIPNPAALFGGPGLPGLPLPLAPGPLDLSALACGNGGGGGGAGGMGPGLPGPVLPLNLAKNPLLPSPFGAGGLGLPVVSLLAGSAGGKAEGEKGRGAVPARSLGMEGRKTPLERTESSRSRPSPDGLSLLPGTVLDLSTGVNSAASSPEALTPGWVVIPPGSVLLKPAVVN
- the GLIS2 gene encoding zinc finger protein GLIS2 isoform X2, with translation MDPLSFASRTDLRVVEMEALSRWLALMRPGARATWKVPLPRETAFRLLHIHTSLPWRLQGLQQEKPEVTVSQHSSCPPPGSCLNTSLGTPHCPQPPPTQPPITMHSLDEPLDLKLSITKLRAAREKRERTLSVVRHRALHRELGLVDDSPTPGSPGSPPSGFLLNPKFPEKVEGRFSAAPLVDLSLSPPSGLDSPNGSSSLSPERQGNGDLPAVPSAPDFQPLRYLDGVPSSFQFFLPLGSGGALHLPASSFLTTPKDKCLSPELPLPKQLVCRWAKCNQFFELLQDLVDHVNDYHVKPEKDAGYCCHWEGCARHGRGFNARYKMLIHIRTHTNEKPHRCPTCSKSFSRLENLKIHNRSHTGEKPYVCPYEGCNKRYSNSSDRFKHTRTHYVDKPYYCKMPGCHKRYTDPSSLRKHIKAHGHFVSHEQQELLQLRPPPKPPLPTPDGSPYVSGAQIIIPNPAALFGGPGLPGLPLPLAPGPLDLSALACGNGGGGGGAGGMGPGLPGPVLPLNLAKNPLLPSPFGAGGLGLPVVSLLAGSAGGKAEGEKGRGAVPARSLGMEGRKTPLERTESSRSRPSPDGLSLLPGTVLDLSTGVNSAASSPEALTPGWVVIPPGSVLLKPAVVN
- the PAM16 gene encoding mitochondrial import inner membrane translocase subunit TIM16, which produces MAKYLAQIIVMGVQVVGRAFARALRQEFAASRAAADARGRAGHQSAAASNLSGLSLQEAQQILNVSKLSPEEIQKNYEHLFKVNDKSVGGSFYLQSKVVRAWERLQEELRIQAQEDREKEQMPKT